In a genomic window of Flavobacterium lipolyticum:
- a CDS encoding T9SS type B sorting domain-containing protein: MNTNSSNSILLEDKHGHLIQNLEEQKQFLKIREAKMKAEILNLKKVILNSKGRNSTSKTAATLQGVEICTNGGFEQYETINGSSYLKNFLYTIGDPPGPTQCRSITNTADSYINRYNPNNMNIMATSVSSNLVDPYIGDIKAFDQYTLKINHENSSTYGSIVQGKRFKTNNENYLKFNYKAVLQSVYDNSHTDNQAFVKARILDKNKTVVSEFCLVGDEKNCIFSKVPSQNSGYVTLYTPNWQSGILDISSIPNYEEFTVEFMASRCGLGGHFGYMYVDDVCILQSAENLQGSIELDPLNKVCPTLPISVCGSYTIPNSGGISASVKKITLNVYNSNNVSIYNTSTTSNLDTTNKKFCFTLKSSDLPNITNANYNVGVQIDYDISGTSCSGTTFDSAIDPDANPGWDISFLNCSSSCTINVTTAKISQCDANRDGNENFDLSRLNSLIVPSTAGLNFSYFKNYNEAESNLNAITNFTSYPSSSASIFVRVSKDATCYKIISANLEVRNPTANITGILNVCSGSTVLTASPGASYLWNTGGTTQSITVTSLGNYSVTVTDSFGCSSNANVTIEPSQTAVSPTLQITQPSCFSTTGTIKVTSTASQYSFDDGVTWSASDTKSNLYPGTYLVKIKTVNGCTSYSQSVIITAASTLYPNYTYINPLFCGDKGSITITTPAAYYSFDDGATWVNNSTANNLSPANYKIRTKDLQGCISSANNVLISSNTLETPTYTIVLPACSTKGSITINTLSDFYTFDGGTTWVTNNTMSNLNAGSYSLGIKNALGCTSYYTYAYLNNFKDSYPQYTTEQPICGVDGSITITTPADLYSFDNGVTWTSNNVKILPFGNYQIKIKNSAGCISSANYASLNQPYISSPITSIEHPTCGVNGKITINSLSDFYSFDNGATWTTLNSKSLPPGVYTVITKNNLGCTSYPTGVYLNNPNIDLPDYTVVQPTCTSSGSITINTAASFYSFDGGYTWGTSSSLSNLNSYKFYNLTIKNSLGCVSNSVGVSINTPKLPVPDYTVTNPSCGNIGNITFNTTADYYSIDGGANWSTSNVFNNLSQGSYNLIIKKSNCTSNSIYIYLDPSKLAQPNLTITQPGCGTKGSIKINTTASFYSIDGVNWGTNPIFSDLPAGYYFPAIKNAVGCISSSNGVSLQEFFLPAPTFKTTQPTCGVGGSITFTSTEAQYSIDGGRNWSTSPVFTNLSPNTYYLLVKNATGCTSSSYGVYANLQQYYLPNPDFTLIQPTCGIDGSITIATVASSYSFDNGNTWTTNPTLSGLTSGYYNIMIKNAAGCKSYGLSISIAPYYLPNPNIKVAQPSCGNGGSITVTTPADNYSFDGGSTWTTNPILLNPASSYYTILIKNAKGCKSNSQYVNINKFYLSSPNISAIQPNCSTTTGTIIVNTTADQYSFDGGITWTTSPVKKNLAGGPYNVLIKNTLGCTSSRSYIHINTPPAIPAAPAVTKVQPSSCDATDGSITITTPAISYSFNDGNSWTTSPTKINVGAGTYIIKIKTNSYSCESSTAVVNLSAGPAIAAPVFTTTQPNCSSSKGSITITTNAATYSFDNGLTYVFSNTKTDLPPGIYFIKIKNSAGCISDAAPVTISPLLPLAAPDFTAVQPTCTNFTGSITINTVADFYSFDNGITFGTSNTKSNLSAGTYNLIVKYNSGCISLATAITIQAAPAIPEAPQVVVTNPTGCNPTGTITVSTVANLYSFDDGLTWNNSNTASLSPGNYSVRIKYTNGCESIPYRTTINAAPNAPAAPIFTITQPITCSNPFGSILITNPADQYSFDNGKTYSASPNSGNLIVGTYMVRVKNSIGCESAPISATINRPTDYPNEPAFTTIQPDCSNPNGAITITDAASEYSFDNGVSWTTTAMKSNLAPDTYFIKVKNNKGCSSNATTVTIIPFTNFTQNPALSGPQTFCIEQNATLNSITITGQNIKWYDAPVNGNTLPKTTLLDSRIYYATQTLNNCESLRFPVPVKVQNTPIPNADSPQQFCIQKNARIRDIKITGQNIKWYETPSSTISLSEITELVDGITYYASQSFSGCESDKTPVTINILGATIGECIYFVDELPYPKFFTPNNDGYNDTWTIDFIYLAPNTGIKIFDRYGKFIKEIRPDNPWDGTYLGQQEPSSDYWFTVTRINGKEARGHFSLKR; encoded by the coding sequence ATGAATACTAATTCATCTAATAGTATTTTATTAGAAGATAAACATGGTCATCTCATTCAAAATTTGGAAGAGCAAAAACAATTTTTGAAAATTAGGGAGGCAAAGATGAAAGCTGAAATCCTGAATTTAAAAAAAGTAATTTTGAATTCGAAAGGGAGAAATTCGACTTCAAAAACTGCCGCTACTCTTCAAGGAGTAGAAATATGTACAAATGGAGGTTTTGAGCAATATGAAACTATAAACGGAAGCAGTTATCTTAAGAATTTTCTTTATACAATAGGTGATCCTCCCGGTCCAACGCAGTGCCGATCGATTACCAATACTGCCGATTCATACATCAATCGCTATAACCCTAATAATATGAACATTATGGCGACCAGTGTTTCCTCCAATTTGGTTGACCCCTATATAGGAGACATTAAAGCATTTGATCAATATACTCTTAAAATTAATCATGAGAACTCCTCTACCTATGGTTCTATTGTTCAAGGTAAAAGGTTTAAAACAAACAATGAAAATTATCTGAAATTTAACTACAAAGCGGTATTACAAAGTGTGTACGACAATAGCCACACTGATAATCAGGCTTTTGTAAAAGCCCGAATTTTAGATAAAAATAAGACCGTTGTTAGCGAATTTTGTTTGGTAGGAGATGAAAAAAATTGCATTTTCAGTAAGGTTCCGAGTCAAAATTCCGGTTATGTTACTTTATACACTCCCAATTGGCAATCAGGAATACTGGACATTTCATCAATTCCTAATTACGAAGAATTTACCGTTGAGTTTATGGCTTCCAGATGTGGATTGGGAGGACATTTCGGATATATGTATGTTGATGATGTTTGTATCTTACAATCCGCAGAAAACTTACAAGGTTCTATAGAGCTTGATCCTTTGAATAAAGTTTGTCCAACTTTACCAATTTCAGTATGCGGTAGTTATACGATTCCTAATTCCGGAGGAATTTCTGCCTCAGTAAAAAAAATCACTTTAAATGTTTACAACAGTAATAATGTGTCAATTTATAACACATCAACTACTTCAAACCTGGACACAACAAACAAAAAATTTTGTTTTACATTAAAAAGCAGTGATCTTCCAAATATTACAAATGCTAATTATAATGTAGGTGTACAAATAGATTATGATATTTCCGGAACTTCTTGCTCAGGAACCACATTTGATTCTGCTATAGATCCCGATGCAAATCCTGGCTGGGATATTTCTTTTTTGAATTGTTCTTCAAGTTGTACCATTAATGTTACGACAGCCAAAATATCTCAATGTGACGCAAACCGTGATGGAAATGAAAATTTTGATTTATCTAGATTAAATTCTTTAATAGTTCCTTCTACAGCGGGCTTAAACTTTAGTTATTTCAAAAATTACAATGAGGCGGAGTCCAATTTGAATGCTATTACCAATTTTACAAGTTATCCAAGTTCAAGTGCTTCTATTTTTGTTAGAGTCAGCAAGGATGCCACTTGCTACAAAATAATTTCTGCCAATTTAGAGGTAAGAAATCCCACAGCAAATATTACAGGTATCCTAAATGTTTGCTCTGGAAGCACTGTATTAACCGCTTCGCCAGGGGCTTCGTATTTATGGAATACCGGTGGAACTACGCAAAGTATTACCGTAACTTCGTTAGGAAATTACTCTGTTACTGTTACAGATTCTTTTGGATGCTCCAGCAATGCCAATGTTACTATCGAACCAAGTCAAACTGCCGTTTCTCCTACTTTACAGATTACGCAGCCCTCTTGTTTTTCCACTACAGGAACAATAAAAGTAACTTCGACGGCATCACAATATAGTTTTGATGATGGCGTAACCTGGAGCGCAAGCGATACGAAGAGTAATTTATATCCCGGAACCTATTTAGTAAAAATAAAGACCGTGAATGGATGTACTTCTTATTCTCAAAGTGTAATTATTACAGCTGCTTCTACTCTGTATCCAAATTACACTTATATCAATCCTTTATTTTGCGGAGATAAGGGAAGTATTACCATTACAACTCCTGCTGCATACTATAGCTTTGACGATGGCGCAACTTGGGTAAATAATTCTACTGCTAACAATCTTTCACCGGCAAATTATAAAATTCGTACCAAAGATTTACAAGGTTGTATTTCGTCGGCAAACAATGTACTCATCAGCAGCAATACGCTGGAAACTCCCACTTATACAATCGTATTACCCGCTTGTAGTACAAAAGGAAGTATTACCATCAATACTCTTTCTGATTTTTACACTTTTGATGGAGGAACTACATGGGTTACCAATAATACAATGAGTAATTTAAATGCGGGAAGCTATTCTTTAGGAATTAAAAATGCCTTAGGCTGTACTTCCTATTATACTTATGCGTATTTAAATAATTTTAAAGATTCCTATCCTCAATATACAACTGAACAACCTATTTGCGGAGTAGACGGAAGTATTACAATTACTACACCAGCAGATTTGTACAGTTTTGATAATGGAGTAACCTGGACAAGCAATAATGTTAAAATTTTACCTTTTGGAAACTATCAAATAAAAATAAAAAACAGTGCGGGATGTATCAGCTCCGCTAATTATGCTTCTCTAAATCAACCTTATATAAGTTCACCAATTACTTCCATAGAACACCCAACTTGTGGTGTAAACGGAAAAATTACTATTAACTCATTATCCGATTTTTATAGTTTTGACAATGGTGCGACCTGGACAACTCTTAATTCTAAGTCATTACCTCCTGGTGTTTATACCGTAATTACAAAAAATAATCTTGGCTGTACCTCATATCCAACTGGCGTTTATTTAAACAATCCCAATATAGATCTACCTGATTATACTGTTGTTCAACCTACTTGTACGTCGTCGGGCAGCATTACAATAAATACAGCTGCCAGTTTCTATAGTTTTGATGGAGGTTATACCTGGGGAACTTCTTCTTCCTTATCAAATCTTAATTCTTATAAATTTTACAACCTTACAATAAAAAACAGTTTAGGATGTGTTTCTAACTCCGTAGGTGTTTCAATTAACACCCCAAAGCTCCCTGTTCCGGATTATACAGTTACGAATCCAAGTTGTGGAAATATTGGTAATATTACATTCAACACTACTGCAGATTATTATAGTATCGATGGTGGTGCAAACTGGAGTACCAGTAATGTTTTTAATAATTTAAGCCAGGGATCTTACAATTTAATTATAAAAAAGAGTAACTGTACATCTAATTCCATTTACATTTATTTGGATCCCTCTAAGCTGGCACAACCTAATTTAACCATCACACAGCCAGGATGCGGTACAAAAGGCAGTATTAAAATTAATACGACTGCCAGCTTTTATAGTATTGACGGGGTAAATTGGGGAACAAATCCTATTTTTTCTGATCTTCCGGCAGGATATTATTTCCCAGCGATTAAAAATGCCGTAGGTTGTATTTCCAGCTCAAACGGGGTATCACTTCAAGAGTTTTTTCTCCCGGCACCCACCTTTAAAACAACACAGCCTACTTGTGGAGTTGGAGGAAGCATAACCTTTACTTCAACTGAAGCACAATACAGCATAGATGGAGGCAGAAACTGGAGTACTAGTCCTGTATTTACTAATCTAAGTCCAAACACTTATTATTTATTAGTAAAAAATGCTACCGGATGCACATCTTCGTCTTACGGTGTATATGCCAACTTGCAGCAATATTATTTACCCAATCCAGATTTTACATTAATTCAGCCAACGTGCGGCATTGATGGAAGTATTACTATTGCAACAGTTGCAAGTTCTTATAGTTTTGACAATGGTAATACCTGGACAACTAACCCAACTCTTTCAGGACTTACTTCTGGTTATTACAACATCATGATAAAAAATGCAGCGGGTTGTAAATCTTATGGTTTATCAATAAGTATTGCTCCTTATTATCTTCCTAATCCCAATATAAAAGTAGCACAACCAAGCTGCGGAAATGGAGGAAGCATTACCGTTACAACTCCTGCTGACAATTATAGTTTTGATGGAGGCAGCACTTGGACTACAAATCCAATTTTATTAAATCCTGCAAGCTCGTATTATACTATTCTTATTAAAAATGCAAAAGGTTGTAAATCAAATTCACAATATGTCAACATAAACAAATTTTATCTATCCTCACCAAATATATCCGCTATTCAACCCAACTGTAGTACTACTACGGGAACTATAATAGTAAATACTACTGCAGACCAATATAGCTTTGATGGAGGAATAACCTGGACTACAAGTCCTGTAAAGAAAAATTTAGCAGGCGGCCCCTACAATGTATTAATAAAAAACACTCTGGGCTGTACCTCTAGCCGCAGCTATATCCATATAAATACACCTCCTGCAATTCCTGCTGCACCTGCTGTAACCAAAGTTCAACCTTCTTCCTGCGATGCTACTGATGGCAGCATCACCATAACTACACCAGCTATAAGTTATAGTTTCAATGATGGAAACAGTTGGACAACAAGTCCTACGAAAATAAATGTGGGGGCTGGTACCTATATTATTAAAATCAAAACAAATTCATATAGTTGCGAGTCATCAACAGCTGTTGTCAATTTAAGTGCTGGTCCTGCAATTGCAGCTCCGGTTTTTACTACCACACAGCCAAACTGCAGCTCATCAAAAGGCTCTATTACCATTACAACAAATGCTGCTACTTATAGCTTTGACAACGGATTAACCTATGTTTTTTCTAATACAAAAACAGATCTTCCTCCGGGTATTTATTTCATAAAAATTAAAAATTCAGCAGGTTGTATTTCAGATGCTGCTCCGGTCACGATCTCGCCATTATTACCGCTTGCTGCTCCTGACTTTACAGCAGTTCAACCTACTTGCACCAATTTTACAGGGTCAATTACAATTAATACCGTAGCCGATTTTTATAGTTTTGATAACGGAATCACGTTTGGGACCTCCAATACAAAATCTAATCTGTCTGCAGGAACCTATAATTTGATTGTTAAATATAATTCGGGTTGTATTTCTCTTGCCACTGCCATTACTATACAAGCCGCACCTGCAATTCCTGAAGCACCACAAGTTGTAGTCACAAACCCAACTGGCTGTAATCCTACAGGCACTATTACGGTTTCAACGGTTGCAAATCTGTATAGTTTTGACGATGGCCTTACCTGGAACAACAGCAATACTGCCAGTTTATCTCCCGGAAATTATTCTGTTCGAATAAAATACACAAATGGCTGTGAATCTATTCCGTATAGAACCACCATCAATGCAGCGCCAAATGCTCCCGCAGCTCCAATTTTTACTATTACACAACCTATCACTTGCAGCAATCCATTTGGCTCAATTTTAATTACAAACCCTGCTGATCAATATAGTTTTGACAATGGTAAAACGTATTCAGCCAGTCCAAATTCAGGAAATTTAATCGTCGGAACCTATATGGTTCGTGTTAAAAATAGCATCGGCTGTGAATCTGCTCCAATATCTGCAACCATTAACCGTCCAACAGATTATCCGAACGAACCTGCATTTACAACTATCCAGCCTGATTGCAGTAATCCTAATGGTGCTATTACAATTACCGATGCTGCATCTGAATATAGTTTCGATAATGGTGTTAGCTGGACTACAACTGCAATGAAATCGAATCTTGCTCCCGACACCTATTTTATTAAGGTAAAAAATAATAAGGGCTGTTCTTCAAATGCAACCACAGTTACTATAATTCCTTTTACAAATTTCACTCAAAATCCAGCTTTATCCGGTCCCCAAACATTCTGTATTGAACAAAATGCCACGTTAAATTCAATTACGATCACAGGACAAAATATTAAATGGTATGATGCACCAGTAAACGGAAACACTTTACCAAAAACAACTTTATTAGACAGCAGAATTTATTACGCTACGCAAACATTAAACAATTGCGAAAGCCTAAGATTTCCTGTACCAGTAAAAGTTCAAAACACACCTATACCTAATGCCGATTCTCCTCAACAATTCTGTATTCAGAAAAATGCAAGAATTAGGGATATTAAAATAACAGGGCAAAATATTAAATGGTACGAAACTCCTTCATCTACTATAAGCTTATCTGAAATAACTGAACTTGTAGACGGAATCACGTACTATGCTTCTCAGTCTTTTAGTGGTTGCGAGAGTGACAAAACCCCCGTTACAATCAATATTCTTGGAGCGACAATAGGAGAATGTATCTATTTTGTAGATGAACTTCCTTATCCTAAATTCTTTACCCCAAATAATGATGGCTATAACGATACATGGACTATTGATTTTATCTATTTAGCCCCAAATACCGGAATTAAAATTTTTGACCGTTACGGAAAGTTTATCAAAGAAATACGACCAGACAATCCCTGGGATGGGACATATCTTGGACAACAGGAACCATCTTCAGATTATTGGTTTACTGTTACAAGAATAAATGGAAAAGAAGCTAGAGGACATTTTAGTCTGAAACGATAA
- a CDS encoding MFS transporter — protein sequence MENNPKQKNSLKHVLFGSLIGTTIEFFDFYIYANAAVLVFPQLFFPGSDPTMATLESLATFSIAFLSRPLGSAFFGHYGDKIGRKFTLVAALLTMGISTVTIGFLPGYASIGVAAPLLLMLCRFGQGVGLGGEWGGAVLLAIENAPPDKRAWYGMFPQLGAPIGLLLSGGTFLILTDTMTNENFMDYGWRIPFIASSLLVVVGFYIRTKITETPSFESAKKEKEEVKVPFLTLIKSYRNQLIFGTLSAVTTFLVFYLMTVFTLSWITSDLGITKRDALLVQLFSVLFFALFIPVSAVVADKIGRRKMLLIATAAIALFGFLFSSFLSKGNIILITTFACTGMALMGFTYGPLGTFLSELFPTNVRYSGASLTFNLAGILGAAFAPMIAIWLASTYGLNYVGFYLTGAALISLVSFLMISKDEHKF from the coding sequence ATGGAAAATAACCCGAAACAGAAGAACTCCTTAAAACATGTTCTCTTTGGTTCCTTGATTGGTACCACCATAGAATTTTTTGATTTCTATATTTATGCCAATGCTGCCGTATTGGTTTTTCCACAACTATTTTTCCCCGGTTCAGACCCGACTATGGCAACCCTGGAATCTTTAGCTACCTTTTCGATTGCTTTTTTATCACGCCCGTTAGGTTCCGCTTTTTTTGGACATTATGGAGATAAAATCGGGCGTAAATTTACTTTGGTGGCAGCATTATTAACGATGGGTATTTCAACGGTTACGATAGGATTTTTACCCGGTTATGCCAGTATTGGTGTTGCTGCTCCTTTATTGTTAATGCTGTGTCGATTTGGGCAAGGTGTAGGTTTAGGAGGCGAATGGGGTGGTGCTGTTTTATTGGCGATCGAAAATGCACCTCCGGATAAACGTGCCTGGTACGGAATGTTTCCGCAATTGGGCGCTCCTATTGGATTGCTGCTTTCGGGTGGAACTTTTTTAATTCTTACAGACACGATGACCAATGAAAACTTTATGGATTATGGCTGGAGAATTCCTTTCATAGCAAGTTCGCTTTTGGTTGTTGTGGGGTTTTATATCCGAACAAAAATTACCGAAACGCCTTCATTTGAAAGCGCTAAAAAAGAAAAGGAAGAAGTTAAAGTTCCTTTTTTAACTTTGATTAAGTCGTATCGAAATCAATTGATTTTTGGAACATTGTCGGCTGTTACCACCTTTTTGGTTTTTTACCTGATGACCGTTTTTACTTTAAGCTGGATCACTTCAGATTTGGGGATTACCAAAAGAGATGCATTATTGGTTCAGCTGTTCTCTGTTTTGTTTTTTGCTCTTTTTATTCCGGTTTCGGCAGTTGTTGCCGATAAGATCGGACGACGCAAAATGTTACTTATTGCAACCGCAGCCATAGCGCTTTTCGGGTTTTTGTTTTCTTCTTTTTTAAGTAAAGGAAATATCATTCTCATTACCACTTTTGCCTGTACCGGAATGGCTCTGATGGGATTCACTTATGGACCTTTGGGAACTTTCCTGTCGGAATTATTTCCAACAAATGTCCGTTATTCCGGAGCTTCCTTAACGTTTAATTTGGCCGGAATTCTGGGTGCGGCGTTTGCGCCTATGATCGCCATTTGGCTGGCAAGTACTTACGGTTTAAATTATGTTGGATTTTATCTGACTGGTGCCGCGCTAATTTCGTTGGTTTCTTTTTTAATGATTAGTAAAGACGAACATAAGTTTTAA
- a CDS encoding acyltransferase family protein: protein MTRERLISLDVFRGLTILLMTIVNNPGDWGNVYAPLLHSEWHGCTPTDLVFPFFIFIMGVAVPLAMPTKTWDSTTFNKILVRSLRMLGLGIFFNYFGKIQLFGLEGIPLLIGRLIITVAVGYALMGNFSSKIKNILAFSILFVYLFLAYSGIEAYHDVRLPGVLQRIAIVYFVVSLLYLKTTQKTQIITGITLLLGYWAIMTLIPVPGIGAPNLEKETNLASWLDGVLLEGHMYRGTITWDPEGVLSTIPSIVNGIIGLLIGQILQREITPKQKAVKMIAAGVALIIGGLIWNAFFPINKSLWTSSYVLYTTGLATACLAFLYYIIDIAAYKKGLKLFLIWGVNPMIVFFFSQIIPQALVMVQFKNPQHPEEQINLLNYLYQFGIAPFFNNPMTASLAGALTYVGIWTFILWIFYKNKLIFKV, encoded by the coding sequence ATGACCAGAGAGCGCCTGATATCATTAGATGTCTTTAGAGGATTGACTATTTTATTAATGACTATTGTAAACAACCCGGGAGATTGGGGAAATGTCTACGCCCCGTTACTACACTCCGAATGGCATGGCTGTACGCCAACCGACTTAGTGTTTCCGTTTTTTATTTTCATCATGGGAGTTGCGGTACCCCTGGCAATGCCAACCAAAACCTGGGACAGTACTACCTTCAACAAAATTCTGGTTCGTTCGCTACGCATGCTCGGCCTTGGAATTTTCTTTAATTATTTTGGAAAAATACAGCTTTTTGGCCTTGAAGGAATTCCGCTTCTTATCGGCCGATTGATTATCACTGTGGCAGTTGGCTATGCTTTGATGGGCAATTTCAGTTCGAAAATCAAAAACATACTGGCATTTTCAATTTTGTTTGTTTATCTGTTTCTGGCTTACAGCGGGATCGAAGCCTACCACGATGTGCGATTACCGGGTGTTTTACAACGAATTGCGATTGTATATTTTGTCGTTTCTCTATTGTACTTAAAAACAACTCAAAAAACACAGATCATAACCGGTATTACTTTATTACTGGGCTATTGGGCCATAATGACTTTAATTCCCGTTCCCGGAATCGGAGCGCCTAATTTAGAAAAAGAAACCAACTTAGCTTCCTGGCTCGATGGTGTATTACTGGAAGGACATATGTATCGCGGAACCATAACCTGGGATCCTGAAGGAGTTCTAAGTACCATTCCGTCAATCGTGAACGGAATCATTGGTTTATTGATTGGTCAGATTTTACAGCGTGAAATTACACCAAAACAGAAAGCCGTTAAAATGATAGCTGCAGGTGTTGCCTTAATCATTGGAGGGCTAATCTGGAACGCCTTCTTCCCTATCAACAAATCGCTTTGGACCAGCAGTTATGTCTTATACACTACAGGACTGGCAACTGCTTGTTTAGCATTCCTATATTACATCATTGACATTGCAGCCTACAAAAAGGGTCTAAAATTGTTTTTAATCTGGGGAGTCAATCCAATGATTGTATTTTTCTTCTCTCAGATTATCCCTCAGGCATTAGTGATGGTTCAGTTTAAGAACCCGCAACATCCAGAAGAACAGATCAATCTTTTAAATTATTTGTACCAATTCGGTATTGCTCCTTTCTTTAACAATCCAATGACAGCCTCATTAGCAGGAGCATTAACTTATGTTGGAATCTGGACTTTTATACTATGGATTTTCTACAAAAACAAACTGATTTTTAAAGTTTAA
- the bshC gene encoding bacillithiol biosynthesis cysteine-adding enzyme BshC encodes MPTDCISYQNSGYFSKLIQDYLDQKPELQSLYNHFPTLENFEKQILDKQANFDHANRVPLVETLKKQYENIKISDSTKENIEHLALPNTFTITTGHQLNLFSGPLYFLYKIISTINLTTELKSKYPAHNFVPVYWMATEDHDFEEINYFNFKGKKFRWNKESTGPVGRLSTEGLEDFFEIYSKDLGSSTNANFLKKLFEEAYLKHENLADATRFLANSLFESYGLVILDADSADLKRAFIPYIKEELEQQTAFKAVQETISKFNDYTIQVNPREINLFYIEDQLRERIIVEKDRYVVNHTKISFSKEEIFNLLESNPEKFSPNVIMRPLYQEIILPNLCYIGGGGEIAYWLELKSFFDAVNITFPMLLVRNSVLLSTEKQAKKADTLGLHWKDLFTKPTDLVNAITHKLSGFPIDLTPQKEMLVKQFEYLYELAQQTDKSFTGAVKAQEVKQKKGLDNLEKRLLKAQKRKLDSEIQRVVDLQCELFPNQSLQERQTNFSEFYLEKGEELIPLLIQNLKPLETNFNIITI; translated from the coding sequence ATGCCTACCGACTGTATCAGCTATCAAAACTCAGGATATTTCTCTAAATTGATACAAGATTATTTAGATCAAAAACCCGAATTACAATCACTGTACAATCACTTTCCTACGCTTGAAAACTTTGAGAAACAAATCCTTGACAAGCAGGCTAATTTCGACCATGCAAACCGTGTCCCCCTTGTTGAAACGCTAAAAAAGCAATACGAAAACATCAAAATTTCAGATTCGACCAAAGAGAATATCGAGCATTTAGCACTCCCAAATACTTTTACAATTACAACCGGACACCAGCTAAACCTGTTTAGCGGTCCTTTGTATTTTTTATACAAAATCATTTCGACGATTAATCTCACTACGGAACTGAAATCAAAATATCCTGCTCATAATTTTGTTCCGGTTTATTGGATGGCAACTGAAGATCACGATTTTGAAGAGATTAATTATTTTAATTTTAAAGGAAAAAAATTCCGTTGGAACAAAGAAAGCACCGGTCCGGTTGGAAGACTATCGACAGAAGGTTTAGAAGATTTTTTTGAAATCTACTCCAAAGATTTGGGTTCGAGTACAAATGCCAACTTCTTAAAAAAACTCTTTGAAGAAGCCTATCTGAAGCATGAAAATCTTGCCGATGCCACACGTTTTCTGGCAAACAGCTTATTCGAATCGTACGGTTTAGTGATTTTAGACGCAGATTCAGCAGATTTAAAACGCGCTTTCATTCCGTATATTAAAGAAGAATTGGAGCAGCAAACGGCTTTCAAAGCGGTTCAGGAAACAATCTCAAAATTTAATGATTACACCATTCAGGTAAATCCTCGTGAAATCAATTTGTTTTACATTGAAGACCAACTCCGTGAGCGAATTATAGTAGAAAAAGACCGATATGTTGTCAACCATACTAAAATATCATTTTCGAAAGAAGAAATTTTCAATCTACTCGAAAGCAATCCCGAAAAATTCAGTCCGAATGTAATCATGCGTCCGTTATATCAGGAAATTATTCTTCCAAATTTATGCTACATTGGCGGAGGAGGAGAAATTGCTTACTGGCTGGAATTAAAATCTTTTTTTGATGCTGTGAACATTACTTTCCCAATGTTACTGGTTCGTAATTCAGTACTTTTAAGTACCGAAAAACAAGCTAAAAAAGCAGATACACTTGGACTTCACTGGAAAGATTTATTTACTAAACCCACAGATTTAGTAAATGCTATTACACATAAATTATCTGGTTTTCCAATTGATTTAACGCCACAAAAAGAAATGCTGGTCAAACAATTTGAATATCTTTACGAATTAGCACAACAAACTGATAAATCCTTTACGGGAGCTGTAAAAGCTCAGGAAGTAAAGCAAAAGAAAGGCTTAGACAATCTCGAGAAAAGATTATTGAAAGCACAAAAACGAAAACTGGATTCAGAAATACAACGCGTTGTTGATTTACAATGTGAATTGTTTCCCAATCAGAGTTTACAGGAGCGTCAAACCAATTTTTCTGAATTTTATCTGGAAAAAGGAGAAGAATTGATTCCTCTTTTAATACAAAATTTAAAACCTTTAGAAACGAATTTTAATATTATCACGATCTAA